The region TTGATGAGGCTGGACGCCGTGATTTCCTCGTACATCATCCCGTAGGGGTTGATGAGAAAGCTCTCTTCGCCCGGCACGCGCGAGGAGATGTGGTTGGCCATCATGTCGGACATGCCGAAGAGGTCCACCAGGCGGTAGCACGCTGCAAGGTCGACACGTGCCTGCCATTCCTGCGGGGACACACGCTCTTTCATGGATGGGATGTTCAGCACACCGGTCGTCATTTCATTCCCCTCGGGTTCGAATTCATTCTAGGTCTCATCGTCGGCCAGCGCGGTGTTCTTCGGCAACCGCAGGAAGGCGATCGCGGACATGAAGGGCAGCATCGCCACGGCGATGAGTGCGGGCCGGAAGTCCGCCGCCGCCAACACGCCCGGCGCGCCGCCGTGAAAGTAGTGCGCCAGCTCGACCAGGGACGCCGCGAGCGTCACGCCGAACGCCACCGACACCTGCTGCGCCATGGTTCCGAGCGCGGTCGCATGGCCCATGCGGTTGCGCGGAATCTCGTTGTAGCCGATGGTGGCCAGCACCACGAGCGTCATCGCGTTGGACATGCCCGCGAACAGCAGCACGACGAAGAGCAGCGCATGCGGCGTCTCCGGTGTGAAGAAGGTGTAGGCGGCATAGAAAAGGCTGGTGGTGGCGCTGCTGAGGATCAGCATGCGGCGGTAGCCGAAGGTCTTCACCGCGCGCGTGACCGCGCCCCGAATGCCGAGCGAACCTAGCGCCGTCGCCATGGTGATCGTGCCCGCCTGCAGCGGCGTCATGCCGAAGCCCACCTGGAAGAGCAGCGGCAGCAGGAAGGGGCTGGCGCCGATCGCGACGCGCACGGGGGCGCCGCCCGCGACGGAGGCGCGGAAGGTGAGGAAGCGGAACACCTTGAAGTCCACCAGCGGCACGGCCTGGGCATTGCTGCGCCGCAGGTACAGCCACAGGCTCGCGCAGCCGACGCACGCGAGCGCCACCACGCCGGGCCACGGCATCAGGGACTTGCCCGCCATCTCCAGCGCGCCGAGCAGGCCGCCGAGCGCGGCCGCCATCAGGAGCAGGCCGGGCACGTCGAAGGGCGCCATCTCCGCATCGCTGTCCGGCGGCAGGTCTTTGTCGATGAAGTAAAGCGCGAGCAGCACGCCCGCCAGGCCGAAGGGGATGTTCACGAGGAAGATCCAGCGCCACGACATGACGGTGACGATCGCGCCGCCGACCAGCGGCCCCATCAGGCGCCCGATGCCGCCCGGCACCGTGAACCACACCATCGCCACCACCATCTGCGCGACAGGCACGGCGCGCAGCAGGATGAGTCGGCCCACGGGCACCATCATCGCGCCGCCCACCCCCTGCAGCAGCCGGAAGAAGATCAACTGGCCGAGCGTCGTGGCGGCGCCGCACAGCGCGGAGGCCAGGGAAAAGAGGAACACCGCGGTGCAGAACACCCGCCGCGGCCCGTAGCGCTCGGCGAGCCACGCGCTCGCGGGCAGGAACAGCACGAGGCTGAGCAGGTACGACGTGATCGCCAGGTTGAGGTGCAGCACGTCCGCATCGAGCGAGTCGGCGATCGCGGGCAGCGCCGTGCCCATCACGGAGGTATCCAGGTTCTGCAGGAACATCGGGCACGCCACCACCAGAGGGATGATGCGCGTGCGGTTCCACATCAATCGGCCCCGAGCTGCAGGCGATTCGGTTGGCGCTTTTCCACGTT is a window of Caenimonas aquaedulcis DNA encoding:
- a CDS encoding MFS transporter — protein: MWNRTRIIPLVVACPMFLQNLDTSVMGTALPAIADSLDADVLHLNLAITSYLLSLVLFLPASAWLAERYGPRRVFCTAVFLFSLASALCGAATTLGQLIFFRLLQGVGGAMMVPVGRLILLRAVPVAQMVVAMVWFTVPGGIGRLMGPLVGGAIVTVMSWRWIFLVNIPFGLAGVLLALYFIDKDLPPDSDAEMAPFDVPGLLLMAAALGGLLGALEMAGKSLMPWPGVVALACVGCASLWLYLRRSNAQAVPLVDFKVFRFLTFRASVAGGAPVRVAIGASPFLLPLLFQVGFGMTPLQAGTITMATALGSLGIRGAVTRAVKTFGYRRMLILSSATTSLFYAAYTFFTPETPHALLFVVLLFAGMSNAMTLVVLATIGYNEIPRNRMGHATALGTMAQQVSVAFGVTLAASLVELAHYFHGGAPGVLAAADFRPALIAVAMLPFMSAIAFLRLPKNTALADDET